In the genome of Desulfofarcimen acetoxidans DSM 771, one region contains:
- a CDS encoding iron-containing alcohol dehydrogenase translates to MALGEQVYGYFIPTVNLMGVGSVKEVKSQVKVLGGKKALIVTDVVLNKMGMAEQIKAQVVEAGAEAVIYDGSEPNPTDKNVHDGLKVYQDNNCDMIISLGGGSSHDCAKGIGIVATNGGNIRDYEGVDKSAKAMPPFIAINTTAGTASEMTRFCIITDTDRHVKMAIVDWRCTPNVAINDPVMMVGMPPALTAATGMDALTHAVEAYVSIIATPVTDSAALMAIKLISENLRNAVANGQNMEARDKMAYAEFLAGMAFNNASLGYVHAMAHQLGGFYNLPHGVCNAILLPHVERFNLIACPERFVDIAVAMGENVDGLSVRDAADKALSAIAKLSSDVGIPSGLTTLGVMEKDLETMAQNAMKDACSFTNPRIATLQDVIEIYRSAL, encoded by the coding sequence ATGGCATTAGGTGAACAGGTTTACGGTTATTTTATTCCTACAGTAAATTTGATGGGCGTAGGATCAGTTAAAGAAGTTAAGAGCCAGGTTAAAGTTCTTGGCGGCAAAAAAGCTCTTATCGTTACTGATGTTGTATTAAATAAAATGGGCATGGCCGAGCAAATTAAGGCTCAGGTAGTTGAAGCCGGAGCGGAAGCTGTTATTTATGACGGTTCAGAACCTAATCCGACTGACAAAAACGTACATGACGGTTTAAAAGTATACCAGGATAATAATTGCGACATGATTATTTCCTTGGGTGGCGGCAGTTCCCATGACTGTGCTAAAGGTATTGGCATTGTGGCTACCAACGGTGGCAATATTAGAGATTATGAAGGCGTGGACAAGTCCGCTAAAGCTATGCCTCCTTTCATTGCTATTAACACCACTGCCGGTACTGCCAGTGAAATGACCCGTTTCTGCATTATTACCGATACTGACCGTCATGTCAAGATGGCTATCGTTGACTGGAGATGTACTCCTAATGTAGCCATTAACGATCCCGTGATGATGGTGGGCATGCCCCCTGCTTTAACAGCCGCAACCGGTATGGATGCTCTTACCCACGCTGTAGAAGCTTATGTATCTATCATTGCTACTCCCGTTACTGACTCGGCAGCTCTCATGGCCATCAAACTTATTTCTGAAAACCTGCGCAATGCAGTAGCTAACGGTCAAAACATGGAAGCCAGAGATAAAATGGCTTATGCGGAATTCCTGGCAGGTATGGCTTTTAACAATGCCAGCCTTGGTTATGTGCATGCTATGGCTCACCAGCTCGGTGGTTTCTATAATCTCCCGCACGGTGTTTGCAATGCTATCCTGCTGCCGCACGTTGAGCGTTTTAACCTGATTGCATGCCCGGAACGTTTTGTTGATATCGCAGTTGCCATGGGTGAAAATGTTGACGGATTATCCGTGCGTGACGCTGCTGATAAGGCTCTCAGTGCTATTGCAAAACTCTCCAGTGATGTTGGAATTCCCAGCGGTTTAACAACCCTTGGTGTTATGGAAAAGGATCTGGAAACCATGGCTCAAAATGCTATGAAGGATGCTTGCAGTTTCACCAACCCGCGTATTGCCACCCTGCAGGATGTAATTGAAATCTATCGCAGCGCTCTGTAA
- a CDS encoding cold shock domain-containing protein, translating to MEGTVKWFNAEKGFGFIEQEGGGDIFVHFSAIQGDGFKTLDEGQKVKFEVVEGNRGPQAANVSRI from the coding sequence ATGGAGGGTACAGTTAAGTGGTTTAATGCTGAAAAAGGTTTTGGTTTTATTGAGCAGGAGGGTGGCGGTGATATATTTGTTCACTTTTCTGCTATCCAAGGGGATGGCTTTAAAACCCTGGATGAAGGGCAAAAAGTAAAATTTGAAGTTGTAGAAGGAAACCGCGGTCCTCAGGCAGCTAACGTTAGCCGCATCTAA
- a CDS encoding LysM peptidoglycan-binding domain-containing C40 family peptidase, with translation MSRAKIMFTSLALGISLCILPGISFAETYTVKPGDTLWKISRDYGTTVSNIQSLNNLNSALLHPGQQLVIGGQGQSPAQPQQQVSRGLGRVSTVLSFSKSLLGVPYVSGGSSPSGFDCSGYVKYVFGHFGINLPRTAGEQYNAGLKVSSAEARPGDLVAFKTGGYISHVGIYLGDSQFISATSSNGIDITSVHGPYWGSRFLGFSRIM, from the coding sequence ATGTCCAGAGCTAAAATAATGTTTACTTCCCTTGCCCTGGGAATATCTCTTTGTATTTTACCGGGTATTTCTTTTGCGGAAACTTATACAGTTAAGCCGGGAGATACTCTCTGGAAAATTTCCCGGGATTATGGTACTACCGTAAGCAATATTCAATCATTGAACAATCTTAATTCTGCGTTGCTGCACCCGGGACAGCAGCTAGTGATTGGAGGTCAAGGCCAGAGTCCCGCCCAGCCACAGCAGCAGGTATCCAGAGGTTTGGGCCGGGTAAGTACAGTACTAAGTTTTTCAAAATCTCTGCTCGGTGTGCCGTATGTTTCAGGAGGATCGTCGCCAAGTGGTTTTGATTGCTCAGGTTATGTGAAATATGTGTTCGGTCATTTTGGTATAAACTTGCCCAGAACGGCTGGAGAACAGTATAATGCGGGTCTAAAAGTTTCTTCCGCAGAAGCCAGACCCGGTGATCTGGTCGCTTTTAAAACAGGCGGGTATATTTCGCATGTTGGGATATATCTTGGCGATAGTCAATTTATCAGTGCGACATCCAGTAACGGTATTGACATTACTTCTGTACATGGTCCTTATTGGGGCAGCCGTTTTTTAGGATTCAGTCGAATAATGTAG
- a CDS encoding recombinase family protein: MLLPPHVSGQKLGKYQDLKSTIDEKNVNIGGYIRVSTKKDGQKSSIQNQGKLLRQWAELNGYNLVKNYTDVKSGAYTYLRNEMQLMFKDVEEGKIQGIVAKEIARTSRDVMDILSIKRTLADHGAFFLSIKESYDSRTDDDEFLLIIHGGLAQKERKTTSSRVKITQIIKAKEGKTNVSVPAFGYMLSDDRQYLIRNPVTAPVFCQVIELFLSGWGQLKIAKWLNKQGIRTRRGGLWGTNSVRTILSNPVYLGTTIYNATTLVRDSKGQQKRVVRPREEWIVRENTHEPLITEEEYNKVQTIMRQRREKYNHEWSCDRKYLLSSILRCNVCKGKIYGFADKQCRSITYKYRCLGGNGKCNGKIKIWNMKKIDNTILAFIAEIFSDRANMINFIRRNVDLFTNDLSELVKKREVKKTLLEQINNAIKKQQLAFEQDIITVAEYKERMAELRDNKLAAQKEIDSLNRKLEQIDMIEEKIYKVYEDIKALIDNIDSLPMEEKFQLVNNFTDIFIDGNGNIVDVRFNI, from the coding sequence ATGCTGCTTCCTCCTCATGTGTCCGGGCAGAAACTTGGTAAATACCAGGATCTGAAAAGCACCATCGATGAAAAAAATGTTAACATCGGGGGATATATAAGGGTTTCTACAAAAAAAGACGGTCAAAAATCAAGTATTCAAAATCAAGGAAAGCTTCTGCGGCAGTGGGCTGAATTAAACGGGTACAACTTAGTAAAAAACTACACAGATGTAAAGTCAGGAGCTTATACGTATCTCAGAAATGAAATGCAGCTTATGTTTAAAGATGTAGAAGAAGGGAAAATACAAGGTATTGTGGCAAAGGAAATAGCCAGGACTTCCCGTGATGTAATGGATATACTCTCCATTAAACGCACCTTGGCTGATCATGGTGCCTTTTTTTTATCCATTAAAGAAAGCTACGACAGCCGTACAGATGACGACGAGTTTCTCTTGATTATTCATGGCGGATTAGCTCAAAAAGAAAGAAAAACAACTTCCTCGCGTGTAAAAATTACTCAGATTATCAAGGCCAAAGAAGGCAAAACCAATGTATCTGTTCCGGCCTTTGGTTATATGTTGAGTGATGATCGACAATACCTCATAAGAAATCCTGTTACAGCGCCTGTTTTTTGCCAGGTAATTGAATTATTTCTTAGTGGATGGGGACAATTGAAAATAGCCAAATGGCTGAACAAGCAGGGTATACGCACGCGCAGGGGAGGGTTGTGGGGCACCAATTCGGTTAGGACTATCCTGTCTAATCCGGTTTATCTGGGCACAACTATTTATAACGCTACTACTCTTGTCAGAGACAGCAAGGGTCAGCAAAAAAGAGTGGTGCGGCCACGTGAGGAGTGGATTGTCAGGGAAAATACACACGAGCCGTTAATCACTGAAGAAGAGTACAATAAAGTCCAAACGATAATGCGGCAGAGGAGAGAAAAATACAATCATGAATGGTCTTGCGACAGGAAGTATTTGTTATCAAGTATATTGCGCTGCAATGTATGCAAAGGGAAAATATATGGATTTGCGGATAAGCAATGTAGAAGTATAACCTACAAATATCGTTGTCTTGGCGGAAACGGGAAGTGCAATGGAAAAATAAAAATTTGGAATATGAAAAAAATCGATAATACCATATTGGCCTTTATCGCGGAGATTTTTTCTGATCGGGCAAATATGATAAATTTTATTAGAAGAAATGTTGATTTGTTTACAAATGATCTTAGCGAATTAGTTAAAAAGCGTGAAGTCAAAAAAACATTGCTGGAGCAAATAAATAATGCTATAAAAAAACAGCAGTTAGCTTTTGAGCAGGACATTATCACGGTGGCAGAGTATAAAGAGAGAATGGCGGAACTTCGAGATAATAAACTGGCTGCTCAAAAGGAAATAGACAGCTTAAACCGTAAACTGGAACAAATAGATATGATTGAGGAGAAGATTTATAAAGTATATGAGGATATTAAGGCTTTGATCGATAATATTGATAGCCTGCCAATGGAGGAAAAGTTTCAGTTAGTCAATAACTTTACTGATATATTCATAGACGGCAATGGTAATATTGTAGATGTCAGGTTTAATATTTAG
- a CDS encoding DUF4276 family protein — protein sequence MKKIVFLLEEPSMKVLLDNLLPRLLSSLEIDTSEVSFKTIPHEGKQDLEKSIPRKLRAWREPGVRFIIVRDQDGADCIRLKKRLYQLCVDAGRDDSVVRIACNELESWFLGDLGAVAAAYNKPEIARLKNKAKFREPDNLSNAAQELKRLIPRYQKLKGARLIAPYIDYRRNHSNSFLILVEGIVRAIGSWR from the coding sequence ATGAAGAAAATAGTTTTTCTTTTAGAGGAACCTTCAATGAAAGTTCTTTTGGATAATCTGTTGCCCAGGTTGCTCTCTTCTCTGGAAATCGATACTTCTGAAGTTAGTTTTAAAACTATTCCTCATGAAGGGAAACAGGATTTAGAAAAGTCAATTCCCCGAAAGTTACGAGCTTGGCGGGAACCCGGAGTGAGATTTATTATTGTACGAGATCAAGACGGTGCTGACTGCATTAGATTAAAAAAAAGATTGTATCAGTTGTGTGTAGATGCCGGAAGAGATGATTCGGTTGTAAGAATTGCCTGTAACGAATTAGAGTCATGGTTTTTGGGGGATTTAGGTGCAGTGGCTGCGGCCTATAATAAACCTGAAATTGCACGTCTGAAGAATAAAGCTAAATTTCGAGAGCCGGATAATCTGAGTAATGCAGCTCAGGAATTGAAAAGGCTAATTCCCAGGTACCAAAAACTTAAAGGTGCGAGGCTTATTGCACCTTATATTGATTATCGTAGAAATCACTCTAATAGTTTCCTCATTTTAGTTGAGGGCATTGTACGAGCTATTGGTTCCTGGCGGTAG
- a CDS encoding AAA family ATPase, translating into MKIESLRIKNYKVFRDVSIRDLPNMAVFLGANGSGKSTLFDVFGFLHDALTDNIRSALVKRGGYKEVVSRGAKGPIEFEIKFRPNPGDPIVTYILVIEPNKRGIPVVKREVLKYRRGQKGQPWHFLDFCEGIGVAIVNEDEYVKPNAEPKREEQHLDSPEILAIKGLGQFQKFPQIAAFRRLIEGWYISDFHIQAARASQDAGYSEHLSPTGENLPLVAQFIYEHYPESFQRILQKMSERVPGVTNVQATETADGRIVLRFQDGSFKDPFVARFVSDGTIKMFAYLLLLNDPQPHPLLCIEEPENQLHPELLFELSEEFRSYSDNGGQVFISTHSPDFVNGIDISELFWLTKKDGFSIVQRAADNELVRNLVNERDLLGSLWKQGFFDGAGPR; encoded by the coding sequence ATGAAAATAGAATCATTGCGTATTAAAAACTACAAAGTTTTTCGTGATGTAAGCATTCGGGATTTACCTAATATGGCTGTTTTTCTTGGGGCTAATGGTTCGGGCAAATCTACCTTGTTTGATGTTTTCGGTTTTTTGCATGACGCTTTAACAGATAACATAAGATCAGCCTTGGTTAAACGCGGGGGGTATAAAGAGGTTGTTTCTCGGGGAGCAAAGGGTCCAATTGAATTTGAGATTAAATTTCGACCCAACCCGGGAGATCCTATTGTTACATATATCTTAGTAATTGAACCGAACAAAAGAGGCATCCCGGTGGTTAAGCGGGAGGTTCTTAAATACAGAAGGGGCCAAAAGGGTCAACCATGGCACTTTTTGGACTTTTGCGAGGGTATTGGGGTGGCTATTGTTAACGAGGATGAATACGTGAAACCAAATGCAGAACCAAAGCGGGAAGAACAACACTTGGATTCGCCTGAAATCTTAGCCATTAAAGGCTTAGGTCAGTTTCAAAAGTTTCCTCAGATCGCTGCTTTTCGTAGATTAATAGAAGGGTGGTATATTTCAGATTTTCATATTCAGGCAGCGCGGGCCAGTCAGGATGCCGGTTATAGTGAGCACCTATCACCCACTGGTGAGAATTTACCGCTGGTTGCTCAATTTATTTATGAACACTACCCAGAAAGTTTTCAGCGTATTTTGCAAAAAATGTCTGAAAGGGTGCCTGGTGTTACCAATGTTCAAGCTACCGAGACAGCAGATGGACGGATCGTTTTACGTTTTCAGGATGGATCTTTTAAAGACCCCTTTGTAGCACGTTTTGTATCAGATGGTACTATTAAGATGTTTGCCTACCTGCTGCTATTAAATGATCCACAGCCACATCCATTGCTTTGTATCGAAGAACCTGAAAACCAACTGCACCCGGAGCTTTTATTCGAGTTATCTGAGGAATTTAGAAGTTATAGTGATAACGGTGGTCAGGTATTTATTTCCACGCATTCACCGGATTTCGTAAATGGAATAGATATATCTGAATTGTTTTGGTTAACAAAGAAAGACGGTTTTAGTATCGTACAGCGGGCAGCTGATAATGAACTTGTACGAAACCTTGTAAATGAAAGGGATTTGCTTGGCTCCCTATGGAAACAGGGGTTCTTTGATGGTGCGGGTCCCAGATGA
- a CDS encoding TIGR02710 family CRISPR-associated CARF protein, with amino-acid sequence MDKVLIVTVGGSIEPIFTSITQNKPDFTYFLCSDDTQTPKNKGSYIMVNEGKDGEKPIALRTGLASSEYEIIKIKEIDNLNHCYVTAAGIIQRVRLEYPGSQLIIDYTGGTKSMSAGLAAAAMDDGRCLLSVVKGVRSDLVKVRDGTQRVSKYSADLYIYKRFKLIKELFSKYDYSGCISLILELTDFELPKDIEPEIQAYEVISKGLDAWDKFDHDKAYSFLESYAAYIKDHFGFFINVRRDKESYESEEELTRKVGYNIVFDLLLNAQRRAFRGQYDDGVARMYRALEMLGQITLLNNSPSLKSGDIQVELLPESIRDKYEAMRNTRSGKIEIGLWANFELIKDLKGPISEVIAIYRNQLINETKKRNTSILAHGITPLSKKDYEDMYEPVQLLINEVGEILKLKDRYNEEIQFPREIIFN; translated from the coding sequence ATGGATAAGGTTTTAATTGTTACTGTGGGTGGTTCTATTGAGCCTATATTTACCTCGATTACCCAGAACAAGCCTGATTTTACTTATTTCCTTTGCTCTGATGATACGCAGACGCCAAAAAACAAGGGCAGCTACATAATGGTTAATGAGGGGAAGGATGGGGAAAAACCAATTGCCTTGCGGACAGGCCTGGCCAGTTCAGAATATGAGATTATTAAAATTAAAGAGATTGATAACCTTAATCACTGTTATGTCACCGCTGCTGGAATAATTCAAAGGGTTCGCCTGGAGTACCCTGGCAGCCAGCTGATTATTGACTACACCGGTGGAACGAAATCAATGAGTGCCGGGTTGGCCGCAGCAGCAATGGATGATGGCAGGTGTTTACTCAGTGTTGTTAAGGGAGTCCGGTCTGACCTGGTTAAGGTTCGGGACGGGACCCAACGGGTTAGTAAATATAGTGCTGATTTATATATATACAAAAGGTTTAAGTTGATTAAAGAGCTTTTCAGCAAATATGACTACTCGGGCTGTATAAGCTTAATTCTTGAGCTTACGGACTTCGAGCTGCCTAAGGATATAGAGCCTGAAATTCAAGCCTATGAGGTGATTAGCAAAGGGTTGGATGCCTGGGATAAGTTTGACCATGACAAGGCATATAGCTTTCTTGAATCTTATGCAGCTTATATAAAGGACCATTTTGGATTTTTTATAAATGTCAGGCGAGATAAGGAATCGTATGAATCTGAGGAGGAACTGACAAGAAAGGTAGGCTACAATATAGTTTTTGACCTGCTGCTGAATGCCCAAAGGCGGGCCTTCCGGGGTCAATATGATGATGGCGTGGCCCGCATGTACCGGGCACTGGAAATGCTGGGGCAAATTACCCTGCTGAACAACAGCCCCTCGTTGAAAAGTGGCGACATCCAAGTCGAGCTTTTACCGGAAAGTATACGGGATAAATATGAGGCCATGAGAAACACGCGCAGCGGAAAGATTGAGATCGGGCTCTGGGCAAATTTTGAATTAATTAAGGATCTTAAGGGCCCTATCAGTGAAGTAATTGCTATATACCGTAATCAATTAATCAATGAGACGAAAAAAAGGAACACCTCAATTCTTGCCCATGGCATCACCCCCCTGAGTAAAAAGGACTACGAGGATATGTATGAACCGGTTCAATTACTTATTAATGAGGTCGGTGAGATTCTAAAGCTAAAAGACCGTTATAATGAAGAAATACAATTTCCAAGAGAAATCATTTTTAACTAA
- the cas6 gene encoding CRISPR-associated endoribonuclease Cas6 → MLASCVVFLKVNREVLVPPSMGQVLHAFFLDRVRLLNPDLAGQLHSPTPLKPFSVSPLLGRVIYEDNRWRLFPGEAYAFRVTSIDPEFSRWLTDSWAPSLSGEIGLAGAGLEVAGWSLNTDAHSWAGSTSYEELYSNIISCPGAGDRITIEFYSPTTFRARGSNYPLPDPQKVFLNLLQKWNYYSPINLGDNFIDFIRENVFPGSYKLQTRIMHFDKYKQVGFTGTCTFRIRRQEEDIIISVLHMLAEYAFYAGVGYKTTMGMGQSRAVHIRR, encoded by the coding sequence TTGTTAGCTAGCTGTGTTGTTTTTCTAAAAGTTAACAGGGAGGTGCTGGTACCACCCTCAATGGGACAGGTGTTGCATGCTTTCTTCCTGGATAGGGTCAGGCTCCTGAACCCGGATTTAGCAGGTCAGCTGCACAGCCCCACACCTTTAAAACCTTTTAGTGTCTCACCTCTTTTGGGCAGGGTTATCTATGAAGATAACAGGTGGAGATTGTTCCCCGGGGAGGCTTATGCCTTTCGTGTAACTTCTATAGATCCCGAATTCTCCAGGTGGCTTACTGACAGCTGGGCCCCCTCGCTGTCGGGAGAGATTGGGCTGGCAGGGGCTGGTTTAGAGGTGGCTGGCTGGTCGTTAAACACAGATGCTCACTCTTGGGCAGGCAGCACAAGTTATGAAGAGCTATATAGCAATATTATATCCTGCCCCGGGGCCGGTGACAGGATTACAATAGAATTTTATTCACCAACAACCTTTAGGGCCAGGGGCAGCAATTATCCTTTGCCGGACCCCCAGAAAGTGTTTTTGAATCTGCTGCAGAAATGGAATTATTACTCCCCGATTAACCTGGGTGATAACTTTATTGACTTTATCCGGGAAAACGTTTTCCCCGGCTCGTATAAATTGCAGACCAGGATAATGCACTTTGACAAATACAAGCAGGTGGGCTTTACCGGTACCTGTACCTTTAGGATACGCCGGCAGGAGGAGGATATTATAATAAGCGTACTGCATATGCTGGCGGAATATGCCTTTTATGCCGGAGTGGGATATAAAACTACAATGGGCATGGGGCAGTCGAGGGCGGTGCATATAAGGCGTTAG
- the cas2 gene encoding CRISPR-associated endonuclease Cas2 produces MKHFIITYDIKDDKRRSAIYKTLRNYAIPVQLSVFEACLKEENYIMLRYKLERLMRKNEDSIIFYRQCSRCEEDIIRLGASPEPFSDGIYIV; encoded by the coding sequence ATGAAGCATTTTATAATAACCTATGACATCAAGGATGATAAAAGGCGCAGCGCAATATATAAAACTTTGCGTAATTATGCAATCCCTGTTCAGCTCAGTGTATTTGAAGCTTGTTTAAAAGAAGAAAATTATATAATGTTGCGCTACAAACTGGAGCGATTAATGAGAAAAAATGAAGACAGTATTATATTTTATCGCCAGTGTAGTCGATGTGAGGAAGATATTATACGTTTGGGTGCAAGTCCGGAACCGTTTAGCGATGGCATATATATAGTGTAA
- a CDS encoding CRISPR-associated endonuclease Cas4/Cas1, whose product MDEMCCDSQYKYLPVSAVAEILYCPRNFYYRIVEGAKEYNAHLLEGQLQEEKRNNRLAISREEYQQNKSVMVSSERLRLIGVLDAVEEGEDIYPVEYKKGELKESLNDDVQVCAQAMLLEEKLGREILRGYIYYSQSHARRVVVFDRSLRELVENTIKRAYEIIYSGQIPQPLADFRCYGCSLAGRCLPYEVNYLTGADDKTPARPLPSLNLGRVLYVDEPGAYVRKKGERVQVTRDKEVLVDIPLCNLEQLVLAGTVNISAQVIKLLLDRGTEVHFVSRAGKYYGSLQPALTKNSALRIAQHKAYQDMELRLKYAVLFVQGKLANMRTILLRYNRDLKEKQLEEAICRLKSLSKNLYKADSLNSLMGIEGAATREYFRVFNYMIKQHVPFNFQQRSRRPPGDPVNALLSFAYTLLTKDMIASVSIVGYDPYIGFLHRSDYGRPALALDFIEEFRPIVADSVVLTVLNKGMINTDDFEYKMGGCFLNDSGRKKFYRAYEERRHEMISHPLFGYRISYMRVFELQARFFAKVLRGELNEYKPFMVR is encoded by the coding sequence ATGGATGAAATGTGTTGCGATTCACAGTATAAATATCTACCTGTTTCAGCTGTAGCGGAAATTCTTTATTGTCCGAGAAACTTTTATTATCGTATTGTGGAGGGCGCTAAAGAGTATAACGCTCACCTTTTAGAAGGGCAACTGCAAGAAGAAAAACGGAACAATCGTTTAGCAATAAGCAGAGAAGAATACCAACAGAATAAGTCTGTTATGGTCTCTTCTGAAAGACTGCGGCTAATCGGAGTATTGGATGCGGTTGAAGAAGGAGAGGATATTTATCCTGTAGAGTATAAAAAAGGTGAACTCAAGGAAAGTCTGAATGATGACGTTCAGGTTTGTGCTCAGGCCATGCTTTTGGAGGAAAAATTAGGTCGGGAAATTCTCCGTGGTTACATATATTACAGCCAATCACATGCCCGCCGTGTAGTGGTCTTTGATCGATCACTGCGTGAATTGGTGGAGAATACGATTAAAAGGGCTTATGAAATAATCTATTCGGGGCAAATACCTCAGCCGCTGGCAGATTTCCGCTGTTATGGCTGTTCTCTTGCCGGTCGCTGTTTGCCTTATGAGGTGAATTATCTAACCGGAGCAGATGATAAAACACCTGCCCGCCCACTACCGTCATTAAATCTTGGCAGGGTATTATATGTTGATGAACCGGGTGCATATGTACGTAAGAAAGGTGAACGAGTTCAGGTGACCAGAGATAAAGAAGTGCTGGTTGATATACCCTTGTGTAATCTGGAGCAATTGGTGCTGGCCGGTACAGTTAATATATCTGCGCAGGTAATCAAGCTTTTACTTGATAGAGGAACAGAAGTGCATTTCGTTTCACGCGCAGGTAAGTATTACGGTTCACTCCAGCCGGCACTGACGAAAAATTCTGCTCTGCGCATAGCACAACATAAAGCATATCAGGATATGGAATTGCGCTTAAAGTATGCCGTTCTTTTTGTGCAGGGAAAGCTGGCCAATATGCGTACAATACTGCTTCGTTATAATAGGGATCTTAAAGAAAAACAATTAGAAGAAGCTATTTGTAGACTTAAGTCTTTGAGCAAAAATTTATATAAAGCAGATTCATTAAATAGCTTAATGGGTATAGAAGGTGCTGCTACCCGTGAATATTTCAGAGTTTTTAATTACATGATCAAGCAGCATGTGCCCTTCAATTTTCAACAGCGCAGCAGGCGACCTCCGGGAGACCCTGTGAATGCTTTGCTTAGTTTTGCTTATACTCTTTTGACTAAAGACATGATTGCATCTGTGTCTATCGTGGGCTATGATCCGTATATTGGTTTTTTGCACCGCTCGGATTATGGCAGACCAGCATTGGCACTGGATTTTATAGAAGAATTTCGGCCAATTGTTGCAGATTCAGTTGTTTTGACCGTTTTAAACAAGGGTATGATAAATACCGATGATTTTGAATACAAAATGGGTGGTTGTTTTTTAAACGACAGTGGTCGCAAGAAATTTTACCGTGCCTATGAAGAACGGAGGCATGAGATGATCTCACATCCGTTGTTTGGTTACAGAATATCTTATATGCGTGTTTTTGAACTGCAAGCCCGCTTTTTTGCTAAGGTATTAAGGGGGGAATTGAATGAATACAAGCCTTTTATGGTGAGGTGA
- the cmr6 gene encoding type III-B CRISPR module RAMP protein Cmr6 produces MKLPLYYEHNVPKELNAGDSNAGLWYDKFCHKWIVNGGSYWNLKSFPQNKTTINPKAEWINTVTGMKIGKAERISEMNRRLVNMVEILKGKMCVLATEWRFVSGLGREHPVENGFAWHHTLGTPYLPGTSFKGVIRSWVENQEENYLPGDEKGDVINRIFGPRDKSEKKLGSVLFFDALPVDPVRLEAEIMTPHYSDYYRDKTPPADWLKPEPIQFLTVAPGQAFIFAVAPCHPEEEQSKKDVQKVFQWLEEALTWQGAGAKTAVGYGRFVQDLQAEQMWEDRRKKQQREEKQQEQERIEKELAEKRLNELASMSQVRREMEEDGVSDRPNDFMEQLTKKWLPRLEEAEPAERLEIAAILAEWYRKNKPNDWKKPKGKNKDKVEKIKSVLM; encoded by the coding sequence ATGAAGCTGCCTTTATATTATGAGCATAATGTACCTAAGGAATTAAATGCTGGGGATAGCAATGCCGGTCTGTGGTATGATAAGTTTTGCCATAAGTGGATAGTTAATGGAGGGAGCTACTGGAATCTAAAATCTTTTCCTCAAAATAAAACAACTATTAATCCTAAGGCCGAATGGATTAATACAGTTACGGGCATGAAAATTGGGAAAGCAGAACGAATAAGTGAAATGAACCGGCGATTGGTTAATATGGTTGAGATCTTGAAAGGCAAAATGTGTGTGTTGGCTACGGAGTGGCGTTTTGTTAGCGGCTTGGGGCGGGAACACCCGGTAGAAAATGGTTTTGCCTGGCATCATACTCTGGGTACTCCTTACTTACCCGGCACATCTTTTAAAGGAGTAATACGTTCATGGGTGGAAAACCAGGAAGAAAATTATCTCCCCGGAGATGAAAAGGGGGATGTTATAAACCGCATATTCGGTCCCCGGGATAAATCAGAGAAAAAGTTAGGCAGTGTGCTGTTTTTTGATGCCTTACCCGTAGATCCAGTGCGGCTTGAAGCGGAAATAATGACACCGCATTATTCAGATTATTACCGTGATAAAACCCCCCCGGCCGACTGGTTAAAACCCGAGCCTATTCAATTTCTCACTGTTGCCCCCGGGCAGGCCTTTATTTTCGCAGTAGCCCCGTGTCATCCGGAAGAAGAGCAGTCTAAAAAAGATGTTCAAAAGGTTTTTCAATGGTTGGAAGAAGCCCTAACTTGGCAAGGTGCCGGTGCTAAGACAGCAGTAGGATATGGTCGCTTTGTGCAAGATCTTCAGGCTGAGCAGATGTGGGAAGATAGGAGAAAAAAACAGCAGAGAGAAGAAAAGCAGCAAGAGCAAGAAAGAATAGAAAAAGAGTTGGCGGAAAAACGCCTGAATGAATTAGCGTCCATGAGCCAGGTCCGGCGGGAAATGGAAGAGGACGGGGTAAGCGACAGACCGAATGATTTTATGGAGCAATTAACTAAAAAATGGTTACCCCGCCTGGAGGAAGCTGAGCCTGCAGAGCGTCTTGAAATTGCAGCTATACTGGCTGAGTGGTACCGGAAAAATAAGCCGAACGATTGGAAAAAACCGAAAGGGAAAAACAAAGATAAAGTGGAGAAAATAAAATCGGTATTAATGTGA